From one Bacteroidota bacterium genomic stretch:
- the ccsA gene encoding cytochrome c biogenesis protein CcsA, translating into MKTTIAHAWWWKILALICLFYTYYMGFVGEVPRMPILNETIRNLYFHVTMWMAMLVLMLCNAIYSIKYLSNSKLYSDIVAEECARMAMVFGIAGLITGMVWANYTWGAPWVNDPQLNGTAASMLIYAAYFILRNAIADDTKRARLSSVYSIFAFVMMVVFILIIPKLNDSLHPGKGGNPGFNKYDLDSNMRMVFYPAVIGWTLLGVWMMSLRVRITKLEKHYHE; encoded by the coding sequence ATGAAAACGACAATTGCCCATGCCTGGTGGTGGAAAATTTTAGCACTCATTTGTCTTTTTTATACCTACTACATGGGTTTTGTGGGAGAAGTGCCTCGGATGCCTATTCTTAATGAAACCATTCGTAATTTATATTTCCATGTCACCATGTGGATGGCCATGCTTGTGTTGATGCTGTGTAATGCTATTTATAGTATCAAATATCTCAGTAACTCTAAACTCTATTCTGATATCGTTGCAGAGGAATGTGCAAGAATGGCCATGGTATTTGGTATTGCCGGATTGATTACAGGCATGGTATGGGCCAATTATACATGGGGAGCACCCTGGGTCAACGATCCGCAGTTAAATGGCACAGCGGCCTCCATGTTGATCTATGCTGCCTATTTTATTTTAAGAAATGCCATTGCCGACGATACCAAGCGTGCTCGCTTATCTTCTGTGTACAGCATATTTGCATTTGTAATGATGGTGGTCTTTATACTTATCATTCCTAAGTTGAACGATTCTCTTCATCCGGGCAAAGGTGGAAATCCGGGTTTTAACAAATATGATTTGGATTCCAATATGCGCATGGTATTTTATCCGGCAGTTATCGGTTGGACGCTGCTGGGGGTTTGGATGATGAGTCTTAGAGTTAGAATAACAAAGCTTGAAAAACATTATCATGAATAG
- a CDS encoding heme exporter protein CcmB: protein MLFAATNAIARSFLQESRGIQLFHYLLLSPANVILAKTCYNILLLSALGIVNLLAFSLFFDLPIQDKLQFVGGLLLGSFGLSSILTLVSGIVSRAQSNAALVAILGFPLLFPLIITIIRFTQNAIEGQDWSINQPYFLLLISLNVMIVALSYLLFPYLWRE, encoded by the coding sequence ATGCTTTTTGCGGCCACCAATGCCATTGCCCGAAGTTTTCTTCAGGAAAGCCGTGGCATACAACTTTTCCATTATTTACTCCTAAGTCCTGCCAATGTTATTTTGGCAAAAACTTGTTATAATATTTTATTGCTAAGTGCATTAGGCATAGTTAACCTACTGGCATTTTCCTTGTTCTTTGATTTGCCGATTCAGGATAAACTTCAGTTTGTGGGTGGATTGCTTCTGGGAAGCTTTGGATTGTCATCGATTTTGACTCTGGTATCGGGTATTGTTTCCCGCGCACAAAGCAATGCTGCCTTGGTAGCAATTCTTGGTTTCCCACTGCTTTTTCCACTCATCATAACAATTATTCGATTTACTCAAAACGCTATTGAAGGACAAGATTGGAGCATTAATCAGCCGTATTTTCTGTTATTAATTTCCTTAAATGTAATGATTGTTGCGCTCTCCTACCTCCTCTTTCCCTACCTTTGGCGAGAATAA
- the bshB1 gene encoding bacillithiol biosynthesis deacetylase BshB1 — translation MKIDLLAFGAHPDDVELGAGGTLAKEISLGRKVGVVDLTRGELGTRGSATSRDEEAAASAELLGLEFRTNMCFRDGFFQNDEFHQMALVAYLRHYQPEIVICNAKSGRHPDHGKGSELVSVACFLSGLSKVKSQWNGVEQEVWRPKAVYHYIQDRYLRPDFVVDISDFMEMKMKSVLSFKTQFYDPNSAEPATAISSKEFLEFLYARAIEFGRPIGAKYAEGFTVEKITGISSLFDLR, via the coding sequence ATGAAAATTGACCTACTGGCATTTGGTGCTCATCCCGATGATGTTGAATTAGGAGCAGGCGGAACACTTGCAAAAGAGATAAGTCTCGGCAGAAAAGTGGGGGTTGTTGACCTGACCAGGGGTGAATTAGGTACCCGGGGGAGTGCAACATCCAGAGACGAGGAAGCCGCAGCCAGTGCTGAATTACTTGGACTCGAATTTCGAACCAATATGTGCTTCAGGGATGGTTTTTTTCAAAATGACGAATTTCATCAGATGGCGTTGGTGGCTTACCTTAGGCATTATCAACCGGAAATTGTTATTTGCAATGCGAAAAGCGGCCGTCATCCGGATCATGGAAAAGGGAGTGAATTGGTTTCTGTAGCCTGTTTTCTCAGTGGATTGAGTAAAGTCAAATCTCAATGGAATGGAGTTGAACAGGAAGTCTGGAGACCTAAAGCTGTTTATCATTATATTCAGGATAGATATCTAAGGCCGGATTTTGTGGTGGACATCTCTGATTTTATGGAGATGAAAATGAAATCTGTTTTATCTTTTAAAACTCAATTTTATGACCCAAATTCAGCAGAACCTGCCACTGCTATTTCTTCAAAAGAGTTTCTCGAATTTCTATACGCTAGAGCAATTGAATTCGGCAGACCCATTGGTGCAAAATATGCAGAAGGTTTTACTGTGGAAAAAATAACCGGTATCTCTTCCTTGTTTGATCTCCGGTAA